Proteins from a genomic interval of Gallaecimonas xiamenensis 3-C-1:
- a CDS encoding putative porin encodes MKTMLFPLTLSAAILAVPAMADTYQAEVSAGYSDHSTVDDADTWGLGGRIYLTPVNTSNGPFELNGFLSHASYLEAGASFNDYVDSFGLGGRLVTTTDWVLGVSYQNIDPDYGQDADRYGVELGGYLDANTLLTGYYSRLDWGQFDADTLGARIEHYAPLGGGTGLWLKGDMSNTDADRGDDVFVLDASADYFFNQQWSAGGGVTFVDTDNDALAYNLNDANDTTYYANTSYWFNPRANVKVGLSKTEGESGVGWGVKGTYRF; translated from the coding sequence ATGAAAACCATGCTTTTCCCTTTGACCCTTTCTGCCGCCATACTGGCGGTGCCTGCCATGGCCGACACTTACCAGGCCGAAGTGAGCGCGGGCTATTCCGACCACTCTACGGTCGATGACGCCGACACCTGGGGCCTGGGTGGCCGTATCTACCTGACCCCGGTCAACACCAGCAATGGCCCCTTCGAGCTCAATGGCTTCTTGAGCCATGCCAGCTACCTGGAAGCCGGTGCCAGCTTCAACGACTATGTGGACAGTTTCGGCCTGGGTGGCCGTCTGGTCACCACCACCGACTGGGTGTTGGGGGTGAGCTACCAGAACATTGATCCCGATTACGGCCAAGACGCCGATCGCTATGGTGTGGAACTGGGTGGCTACCTGGATGCCAACACCCTGCTGACCGGTTACTACAGCCGTCTGGACTGGGGCCAGTTTGATGCCGACACCCTGGGTGCCCGTATTGAACACTATGCTCCTCTGGGGGGCGGTACCGGTCTTTGGCTGAAAGGTGACATGAGCAATACCGACGCCGATCGCGGCGACGATGTGTTCGTGCTGGATGCCAGTGCCGACTACTTCTTCAACCAGCAGTGGTCTGCCGGTGGTGGGGTGACCTTTGTCGATACCGACAATGATGCCCTGGCGTACAACCTGAATGACGCCAACGACACCACCTACTACGCCAACACCAGCTATTGGTTCAACCCCCGTGCCAACGTCAAAGTGGGGCTGAGCAAAACCGAAGGTGAAAGTGGTGTCGGCTGGGGTGTGAAGGGGACTTACCGCTTCTAA
- a CDS encoding putative porin, which produces MKKAFVSLAILAAFSAPSFAADSFQHEVTAGYSDHTKQDNADNWGLGYRYYLESQSNAQHAYDLIPFLNHASWVQGAYLNTDFADSYSLGGRFVTQSDWVLEANYSRIDPDYGSSDDVWSVGLGKYLAQGTLLRVSYENSDFADTFGLALDHLIPVDGSEGLLLKAGIENVDYDQGDDVWVYSLGGDYFFTRAWSVGAETSWDDESEDFGWGLNTSYWFNNQANVKITYSDAEDVKGYEWGIQGTLRF; this is translated from the coding sequence GTGAAAAAAGCATTTGTTTCTCTGGCCATTCTGGCTGCTTTCTCTGCCCCTTCCTTTGCCGCCGACAGCTTCCAGCATGAAGTGACCGCTGGTTACAGCGATCACACCAAGCAGGATAACGCCGACAATTGGGGCCTGGGTTACCGTTACTATCTGGAAAGCCAGAGCAACGCCCAGCACGCCTATGACCTGATCCCTTTCCTGAACCACGCTTCTTGGGTGCAAGGTGCCTACCTGAATACTGACTTTGCGGACAGCTACTCCCTGGGCGGCCGCTTCGTCACCCAAAGCGACTGGGTACTGGAAGCCAACTACAGCCGTATTGATCCGGACTACGGTTCCAGTGATGACGTCTGGAGTGTCGGCCTGGGTAAATACCTGGCCCAAGGCACCCTGCTGCGTGTTAGCTATGAGAACAGCGACTTCGCCGATACCTTTGGCCTGGCCCTGGATCACCTGATCCCGGTTGACGGTAGCGAAGGCCTGTTGCTCAAAGCTGGCATCGAAAATGTCGACTACGACCAAGGCGACGACGTCTGGGTTTACAGCCTGGGCGGCGACTACTTCTTCACCCGTGCCTGGTCCGTCGGTGCCGAAACCAGCTGGGACGACGAGTCCGAAGACTTCGGTTGGGGCCTGAATACCTCTTACTGGTTCAACAACCAAGCCAACGTCAAAATCACCTACAGCGATGCTGAAGACGTTAAAGGCTACGAGTGGGGCATCCAGGGTACCCTGCGCTTCTGA